In one window of Bradyrhizobium sp. AZCC 1721 DNA:
- a CDS encoding cupin domain-containing protein encodes MDAATPANAQTADTHSHLVRPDSMEWQKTRFPGCEAKTLLFDRKTGLMTALMRFAPGAVLPDHEHVNIEQTYVLEGSLVDKEGPAQGIECKAGEFIWREEGSRHVAWCPQGGLMLAIFQVPNKFFEADGRVIDAAGEDWDEAWGHTRKS; translated from the coding sequence ATGGACGCTGCGACGCCGGCAAATGCGCAGACTGCAGACACGCATTCCCATCTGGTTCGACCCGACAGCATGGAATGGCAGAAGACCCGCTTTCCCGGCTGCGAGGCCAAGACGCTGCTGTTCGATCGCAAGACCGGCTTGATGACCGCGCTGATGCGGTTCGCGCCCGGCGCGGTGCTCCCTGACCACGAACACGTCAACATCGAGCAGACCTACGTGCTCGAAGGCTCGCTCGTCGACAAGGAAGGTCCGGCGCAGGGCATCGAATGCAAGGCCGGCGAGTTCATCTGGCGCGAAGAGGGCAGTCGCCACGTCGCGTGGTGTCCGCAAGGCGGGCTGATGCTCGCAATCTTCCAGGTGCCGAACAAGTTCTTCGAGGCCGATGGTCGTGTGATCGACGCCGCGGGCGAGGATTGGGACGAGGCTTGGGGCCACACCCGGAAGAGCTGA
- a CDS encoding adenylate/guanylate cyclase domain-containing protein: MTETADLADVGDQRTGRTESRQDTLRFAEAALVESKREGLLLAVRARWVALAITAVTLPIINPNWDVIYYVLMLGFFALIGWAQLKVGKVGRSPIEVFLIICDLALLTFLSVMPNPWSTEHWPIGMQFRFDSFIYFFIFLATATLAYSWRTVVAMGGWTAALWTIAVGWAYLQPETHAALSQRVREAVGADVRLFEIIDPSSIGFGARFQEVTVFIIVAAILALAVRRSNALLISHAGIERERANLARYFSPNVVNELSGNDEPLTRVRTQDVAVLFADIVGFTAYSDGRDPKEVIDTLRQFHERMEREVFQHGGTLDKYLGDGLMATFGTPFASDSDALNALRCARGMIASIAELNRERQGRNEPPIQVSVGLHYGQVVLGDIGLNRLEFAVIGTTVNAASRLEALTREFGCAIVVSDALVRQARSESNHSSADFASLVERPAQIIRGLEQPVGIWTCANVTS; encoded by the coding sequence ATGACGGAAACGGCTGATCTCGCCGATGTCGGCGACCAGCGAACCGGACGAACCGAATCCCGACAAGACACCCTAAGATTTGCGGAAGCCGCCCTTGTCGAGAGCAAGCGTGAAGGCCTGCTGCTCGCCGTCCGGGCACGCTGGGTCGCGCTGGCCATCACTGCCGTTACCCTGCCGATCATCAACCCGAATTGGGACGTGATCTACTACGTCTTGATGCTGGGCTTCTTTGCCCTGATCGGCTGGGCCCAGCTCAAAGTCGGCAAGGTCGGACGTTCGCCGATCGAGGTTTTCCTGATCATTTGCGATCTTGCGTTGCTGACCTTCCTCAGCGTCATGCCCAATCCCTGGAGCACCGAGCACTGGCCAATCGGAATGCAATTCCGGTTTGACAGTTTCATCTATTTCTTCATTTTCCTTGCCACGGCCACCCTCGCCTATTCGTGGCGAACGGTTGTCGCGATGGGCGGATGGACCGCTGCCCTGTGGACCATTGCCGTCGGTTGGGCCTATCTGCAGCCCGAAACCCATGCCGCGCTGTCGCAGCGCGTCAGGGAGGCGGTCGGTGCCGATGTTCGCTTGTTCGAGATCATCGATCCTTCGTCGATCGGCTTCGGCGCCCGTTTCCAGGAAGTGACGGTGTTCATCATCGTGGCCGCGATCCTGGCGCTAGCGGTGCGCCGTTCGAATGCGCTCCTGATCAGCCATGCCGGGATCGAACGCGAGCGTGCCAACCTGGCGCGTTATTTTTCACCCAATGTCGTCAATGAACTCTCCGGCAATGATGAGCCGCTGACGCGGGTTCGCACACAAGACGTCGCGGTATTGTTTGCCGATATCGTGGGATTCACCGCCTATTCCGATGGACGAGACCCGAAAGAGGTCATCGACACGCTGCGGCAATTCCATGAGCGAATGGAAAGAGAAGTGTTCCAGCACGGCGGAACGCTCGACAAGTACCTCGGCGACGGCCTGATGGCGACGTTTGGCACGCCATTCGCCAGCGATTCCGACGCGCTGAACGCCTTGCGTTGCGCGAGGGGTATGATCGCCTCGATTGCCGAGTTGAACAGAGAACGGCAGGGCCGCAACGAGCCGCCGATCCAGGTCAGTGTCGGATTGCACTATGGTCAGGTCGTGCTGGGAGATATCGGCCTCAATCGGCTTGAATTCGCTGTGATCGGCACCACCGTGAATGCAGCGAGCCGGCTGGAGGCGCTGACCCGCGAATTCGGATGCGCCATCGTCGTCAGCGACGCGCTGGTGCGGCAGGCCCGCTCGGAATCGAACCATTCGAGCGCCGACTTCGCGTCGCTTGTCGAGCGGCCCGCGCAGATTATTCGTGGTCTCGAGCAACCGGTCGGCATCTGGACATGCGCGAACGTCACTTCGTGA
- the radA gene encoding DNA repair protein RadA, translating to MAKSTLSFVCQNCGAAYNRWQGKCDSCGEWNTLAEEDTTGATSMPVSVRSRRKGRTFALESLTGKSNDAPRLPSGMTELDRVTGGGFVRGSVLLVGGDPGIGKSTLLTQATSMLARAGHRAVYISGEEAVAQVRLRAERLGLADAPVQLAAETSVEDIVSTLSEGAVPRLIVIDSIQTMWTDTVESAPGTVTQVRASAQALIRFAKKTGAAIILVGHVTKDGQIAGPRVVEHMVDAVLSFEGEGSQHFRILRAMKNRFGPTDEIGVFEMTGLGLREVSNPSELFLSERDLGSPGTAVFAGIEGTRPVLVELQALVAPTTLGTPRRAVVGWDPSRLSMVLAVLEAHCGVKLSGYDVYLNVAGGLRIQEPAADLAAAAALVSSLVNAPLPTDAVYFGEISLSGAVRPVAQTSARLKEAAKLGFGRAVLPESARGEVGGDGGLALNSIGGLTSLVAEIAARGSPRGNRDTSREGAAEKNATPARFRRENS from the coding sequence ATGGCCAAATCCACCCTCTCCTTCGTCTGCCAGAACTGCGGCGCGGCGTATAACCGCTGGCAGGGCAAGTGCGATTCCTGCGGCGAGTGGAACACGCTTGCCGAGGAAGACACCACCGGCGCGACCTCGATGCCGGTCTCGGTCCGCTCCCGGCGCAAGGGCCGGACGTTTGCGCTGGAATCGCTGACAGGAAAAAGCAATGACGCCCCTCGCCTGCCTTCCGGGATGACCGAGCTCGATCGTGTCACCGGCGGCGGTTTTGTCCGCGGCTCGGTGCTGTTGGTCGGCGGCGATCCCGGCATCGGAAAGTCAACGCTGCTCACGCAGGCTACCAGCATGCTGGCCCGCGCAGGCCACCGCGCGGTCTATATATCGGGCGAAGAGGCCGTGGCGCAGGTGCGGCTGCGCGCCGAGCGGCTGGGCTTGGCCGACGCGCCGGTGCAGCTCGCCGCCGAAACCTCGGTCGAGGACATCGTCTCGACGCTGTCGGAAGGCGCGGTGCCGCGCCTGATCGTGATCGATTCGATCCAGACCATGTGGACAGACACGGTGGAGTCGGCGCCGGGAACGGTGACGCAGGTCCGCGCCTCGGCACAGGCGCTCATTCGTTTCGCCAAGAAAACCGGTGCTGCGATCATCTTGGTCGGACACGTCACCAAGGACGGCCAAATCGCGGGCCCCCGCGTGGTCGAGCACATGGTCGACGCGGTACTGTCGTTCGAGGGCGAAGGCTCGCAGCATTTCCGCATTTTGCGCGCGATGAAGAATCGTTTTGGCCCGACCGATGAAATCGGCGTGTTCGAGATGACGGGGCTCGGCCTTCGCGAGGTCTCCAACCCCTCGGAATTGTTCCTCTCGGAGCGCGATCTGGGCAGCCCGGGAACCGCGGTTTTCGCCGGGATCGAAGGCACCCGCCCCGTGCTGGTGGAATTGCAGGCATTGGTGGCGCCGACCACGCTCGGCACCCCCCGGCGGGCCGTAGTGGGTTGGGATCCGAGCCGGCTGTCGATGGTGCTGGCGGTGCTCGAGGCCCATTGCGGGGTCAAACTGTCCGGCTACGACGTTTATCTGAACGTGGCGGGGGGCCTGCGAATCCAGGAGCCCGCGGCCGACCTCGCGGCGGCCGCCGCCCTGGTGTCCTCGTTGGTAAATGCGCCGTTACCGACGGATGCGGTCTATTTCGGCGAGATTTCGCTCTCGGGCGCGGTCCGGCCGGTGGCGCAGACCTCCGCCCGATTGAAGGAGGCCGCGAAACTGGGCTTTGGCCGCGCTGTTCTGCCCGAATCGGCGCGCGGCGAGGTCGGCGGCGATGGCGGGCTTGCGCTGAACAGCATCGGCGGACTAACCAGCCTGGTGGCTGAAATCGCGGCGCGCGGCAGCCCGAGAGGCAACCGCGACACCAGTCGCGAGGGTGCGGCAGAGAAAAATGCCACACCAGCGCGATTCCGTCGTGAAAACAGCTAA
- a CDS encoding prohibitin family protein gives MPRGIIGAIVAVIVVVIIAAGSWYTVDQTERGVKLRYGAVIGTAQPGLGFKVPLIDSVEKVSVKTFTYTWDKMNSYSYDQQPADLKISVTLRASPDKVADLYAKFGGLDTAVKQVVSPAVNQQVKIVFGRYTAVKAIQERGPLNSAIKDAITASLKDDPMITIESVQLENIEFSANYLHSIEQRMLAEVEVQKLQQNAEREKVQAQITVTQATAKANAVRAEAQAAADALRLNGEARATNIRITGEAEAAAIEARAKALGTNPNLVTLVQAERWNGVLPTTMVPGSSVPFVSVK, from the coding sequence ATGCCTAGGGGAATCATCGGCGCCATCGTCGCCGTCATTGTCGTCGTCATCATCGCCGCAGGAAGCTGGTACACCGTCGATCAAACCGAGCGCGGCGTGAAGCTGCGCTATGGCGCGGTCATCGGCACCGCGCAGCCGGGCCTTGGCTTCAAGGTTCCGTTGATCGACAGCGTTGAAAAGGTAAGCGTCAAGACCTTCACCTATACCTGGGACAAGATGAATTCGTATTCCTACGACCAGCAGCCGGCCGACCTCAAGATCAGCGTCACCTTGCGAGCCTCACCTGACAAGGTGGCCGATCTCTACGCCAAGTTTGGCGGGCTCGACACCGCAGTCAAACAAGTGGTCAGCCCGGCCGTCAATCAGCAGGTCAAAATCGTGTTCGGTCGCTACACCGCCGTGAAAGCGATCCAGGAGCGCGGGCCGCTGAACTCCGCGATCAAGGACGCCATCACCGCTTCGCTGAAGGACGATCCGATGATCACGATCGAAAGCGTCCAGCTCGAAAACATCGAGTTCAGCGCCAACTATCTGCATTCGATCGAGCAGCGCATGCTGGCCGAGGTCGAGGTGCAGAAGCTGCAACAGAACGCCGAGCGCGAAAAGGTGCAGGCGCAGATTACCGTCACCCAGGCGACCGCCAAGGCAAACGCCGTCCGCGCCGAGGCGCAGGCCGCAGCCGACGCGCTGCGGCTGAACGGCGAAGCCCGCGCCACCAATATCAGGATCACCGGCGAGGCCGAAGCTGCTGCCATCGAAGCCCGCGCCAAGGCGCTCGGCACCAATCCAAACCTGGTCACGCTGGTGCAGGCCGAACGCTGGAACGGCGTGCTGCCGACGACGATGGTGCCGGGATCGTCGGTGCCGTTCGTTTCGGTGAAATAA
- a CDS encoding DUF5131 family protein produces the protein MAETSIEWTDATWNPVAGCTVLTAGCTNCYAMRMAARLESMGTEKYRGLTRKSGGRAVWTGKIRLDHASLHTPKTWSKPRKVFVNSMSDLFHDDVPVEFIARVWGVMKKTPRHTYQILTKRPERMAEVLAQRTFEILPNVWLGTSIEDSRVLNRLDAIRRVPAAIRFVSFEPLIGSVAEGDLAGIHWAIVGGESGPRAREMKPEWVDEIETMCRSSRTAFFFKQWGGKNKKAAGRILNGKTYDEMPDLRL, from the coding sequence ATGGCCGAAACATCAATCGAATGGACTGATGCGACTTGGAATCCTGTGGCTGGCTGCACCGTGCTTACTGCAGGGTGCACGAATTGCTACGCCATGCGGATGGCGGCAAGGCTTGAGTCGATGGGCACTGAGAAGTACCGCGGCCTCACCCGGAAAAGCGGGGGACGTGCGGTCTGGACTGGGAAAATTCGTCTGGATCACGCATCTCTCCACACACCAAAAACGTGGTCGAAGCCGCGCAAGGTGTTCGTCAACTCAATGTCCGACCTCTTTCATGATGATGTTCCGGTTGAATTCATTGCTCGGGTCTGGGGCGTGATGAAGAAGACACCTCGACACACGTATCAAATTCTCACGAAGCGCCCTGAGCGAATGGCCGAGGTTCTAGCTCAACGAACATTTGAAATCCTCCCGAACGTCTGGCTCGGCACTAGCATCGAGGATAGTCGCGTTCTGAATAGGTTGGACGCCATTCGACGGGTGCCTGCTGCAATCAGATTTGTTTCCTTTGAGCCGTTGATCGGGTCCGTGGCCGAAGGCGATCTGGCAGGTATTCATTGGGCGATCGTCGGTGGAGAGAGCGGCCCGCGCGCTCGCGAAATGAAGCCTGAGTGGGTCGACGAAATCGAGACGATGTGTCGGTCCTCAAGAACAGCCTTCTTCTTCAAGCAGTGGGGTGGAAAAAACAAGAAGGCGGCTGGGCGCATACTAAACGGCAAAACCTACGATGAGATGCCCGACCTGAGGCTGTGA
- a CDS encoding three-Cys-motif partner protein TcmP: protein MPAPFKFDEVGIWSELKLEIIEKYGSAYTGAFANQRGLKKFYVDAFSGAGVHISKRSGGQIDGSPARALKMTPPFDGFFFIDMDAQKTAHLRTLCAGRSDIHIETGDASKYLTQTLLPTIKYKDYKRALCLFDPYGLHLEWRAIEMAGQSRAIDMFLNFPVMDMNRNAIWRNPTAVPKEGIDRMNSFWGDESWRGAAYAEHPQGNLFGAPDLVKQGNDAIVGAFRERLRKVAGFQFVPEPLPMKNSTNAVVYYLFFASQKPVAQKIIDAIFKKYR, encoded by the coding sequence GTGCCTGCACCATTTAAATTTGATGAGGTTGGCATCTGGTCCGAGTTGAAGCTCGAGATCATCGAAAAATACGGCTCAGCCTATACGGGAGCATTTGCCAACCAACGAGGCCTGAAAAAATTCTATGTCGACGCGTTCAGTGGTGCCGGCGTCCACATCTCGAAGCGCAGTGGTGGGCAGATCGACGGCAGTCCAGCCCGTGCGCTGAAAATGACACCGCCTTTCGACGGCTTCTTCTTTATTGATATGGACGCTCAGAAGACGGCGCATCTCAGAACGCTATGTGCCGGCCGCAGTGACATCCATATAGAAACGGGTGACGCCTCGAAATATCTCACCCAAACGCTTTTGCCCACAATCAAGTACAAGGACTATAAGCGAGCGCTCTGCCTCTTCGATCCTTATGGTCTTCACCTTGAATGGCGCGCGATCGAGATGGCAGGTCAGTCCCGCGCCATTGACATGTTCCTGAATTTTCCGGTGATGGATATGAACAGGAACGCAATTTGGCGCAATCCCACCGCCGTTCCGAAGGAAGGTATCGACCGTATGAACAGCTTTTGGGGTGATGAGTCTTGGAGAGGAGCAGCCTACGCCGAACACCCGCAAGGCAACTTGTTCGGCGCACCAGACCTCGTAAAGCAGGGCAATGACGCAATTGTAGGCGCCTTTCGCGAAAGGCTGCGCAAAGTGGCCGGCTTCCAGTTCGTCCCCGAGCCTCTACCTATGAAGAACAGCACCAATGCTGTTGTGTACTACTTGTTCTTTGCCTCGCAGAAGCCCGTTGCGCAAAAAATCATCGACGCCATATTCAAAAAATACCGATGA
- a CDS encoding adenylate/guanylate cyclase domain-containing protein codes for MQQARICKGCWEQMHVPVPLRGVISAPFRAFGIRPSRMNPNTCTICELMFTKVMRARKITIDATIMFADLRGYTSLSQSQSPDAVSSLLDAFYDECANAIWEHDGLLNKTIGDAVMAVFNFPLQREEHAKNAVLSARQIQTNWRERRETLVEAHGLTADELGIGIGIHSGELSFGEFGHSHRDLTAIGTVVNTASRAQSVAEADQILVTKAVFERVQPDMKDSQSKPFQLKGFDAPIELYVA; via the coding sequence CTGCAACAGGCAAGAATCTGCAAGGGCTGCTGGGAGCAGATGCATGTTCCGGTGCCGCTTCGCGGCGTGATCTCCGCGCCATTTCGCGCGTTCGGCATTCGTCCGAGCCGGATGAATCCCAATACCTGCACCATCTGCGAGCTTATGTTCACGAAGGTGATGCGGGCCCGCAAGATCACCATCGACGCGACCATCATGTTTGCCGACCTGCGCGGCTACACTAGCCTGTCGCAGTCGCAATCGCCGGATGCTGTGTCAAGTCTGCTCGATGCATTCTACGATGAATGCGCCAACGCGATCTGGGAGCATGACGGGCTCCTCAACAAGACGATCGGCGACGCCGTCATGGCCGTCTTCAACTTTCCCCTGCAGCGGGAGGAGCATGCCAAAAACGCCGTGCTGTCGGCGCGGCAAATTCAGACGAACTGGCGCGAGCGGCGTGAAACTCTTGTCGAAGCGCATGGCCTCACCGCGGACGAACTGGGGATCGGCATCGGCATCCATTCCGGCGAACTCAGCTTTGGCGAGTTCGGTCACTCGCATCGCGACCTGACGGCGATCGGTACCGTCGTCAACACCGCCTCCCGGGCCCAGTCGGTCGCCGAAGCCGACCAGATACTCGTGACAAAGGCCGTCTTCGAGCGCGTCCAGCCGGATATGAAAGACAGCCAATCAAAGCCCTTCCAGCTCAAAGGATTTGACGCCCCGATCGAGCTTTACGTCGCCTAG
- the purF gene encoding amidophosphoribosyltransferase: protein MQNPSDPAGQLDLNPGIELQDDLEGDTLREECGVFGIFGHPEAAAITALGLHALQHRGQEAAGIVSFDGSRFHSERRLGLVGDTFSRREVIERLPGIVAVGHVRYSTTGATILRNVQPLFAELNAGGFAVGHNGNLTNGLTLRRELVKNGAMMQSTTDTEVILHLVAQSKRSRFIDRFIEALRAIEGAYSLVSLTNKKLVGARDPLGIRPLVLGDLDGCPILTSETCALDMIGAKYVRDVEPGEIVVFDEEGAHSHKPFPPKPPRPCIFEYIYFSRPDSIVGGRSVYEVRKAFGAQLARESHVEVDVVVPVPDSGVPAAVGYSQHSGVPFELGIIRNHYVGRTFIQPTQSVRELGVRMKHSANRAAIEGKRIILIDDSLVRGTTSKKIVRMMRDAGAREVHFRLASPPILYPDYYGIDLPDRGGLLAATHTLEEMRDIIGADSLAFLSIDGLYRAMGEPGRDPANPKFSDHCFTGAYPTHLTDQTQVEPQPRQLSLLAEAS from the coding sequence ATGCAAAACCCTTCCGATCCCGCCGGGCAACTCGATCTAAATCCTGGCATCGAGTTGCAGGACGATCTCGAAGGCGACACGCTACGTGAGGAATGCGGCGTGTTCGGCATCTTCGGCCACCCCGAAGCCGCTGCCATCACGGCGCTCGGACTACACGCCCTCCAGCATCGCGGCCAGGAAGCCGCCGGCATTGTCTCCTTCGACGGTAGCCGTTTCCATTCCGAACGCCGCCTTGGCCTCGTCGGCGATACCTTCTCCCGCCGCGAGGTGATCGAGCGCCTGCCCGGCATCGTAGCGGTCGGCCATGTCCGCTATTCCACGACCGGCGCGACCATCCTGCGCAACGTGCAGCCGCTGTTCGCCGAGCTCAATGCCGGCGGTTTTGCGGTCGGCCATAATGGCAATCTCACCAACGGGCTGACGCTGCGCCGCGAACTGGTGAAGAACGGCGCCATGATGCAGTCGACCACGGACACCGAAGTGATCCTGCACCTGGTCGCGCAGTCCAAACGCAGCCGCTTCATCGACCGCTTTATTGAGGCGCTGCGCGCCATCGAAGGCGCCTATTCGCTGGTATCGCTGACCAACAAGAAGCTGGTCGGCGCACGCGATCCGCTCGGTATCCGTCCGCTGGTGCTTGGTGATCTCGACGGCTGTCCGATCCTGACTTCGGAGACCTGCGCGCTTGACATGATCGGCGCGAAATATGTGCGCGATGTCGAGCCCGGCGAAATCGTCGTGTTCGACGAAGAGGGCGCCCACAGCCACAAGCCGTTTCCGCCGAAACCGCCGCGGCCCTGCATTTTCGAATACATCTACTTCTCACGGCCGGATTCGATCGTCGGCGGCCGTTCGGTCTATGAGGTCCGAAAAGCCTTCGGCGCGCAACTCGCCCGCGAAAGCCATGTCGAGGTCGACGTCGTCGTGCCGGTGCCGGATTCCGGCGTGCCGGCGGCGGTCGGCTACAGCCAGCATTCCGGCGTGCCGTTCGAACTCGGCATCATCCGCAACCACTATGTCGGCCGCACCTTCATCCAGCCGACGCAGAGCGTGCGCGAGCTCGGCGTGCGCATGAAGCATTCGGCCAATCGCGCCGCGATCGAAGGCAAGCGGATCATCCTGATCGACGATTCACTGGTGCGCGGCACCACGTCGAAGAAGATCGTGCGCATGATGCGCGACGCCGGTGCGCGCGAGGTGCATTTCCGGCTCGCTTCGCCGCCGATCCTCTATCCCGACTATTACGGCATCGACCTGCCGGACCGCGGCGGGCTTCTCGCGGCCACCCATACGCTGGAAGAGATGCGCGACATCATCGGCGCGGATTCGCTGGCGTTCCTGTCGATCGACGGCCTGTACCGCGCCATGGGCGAACCGGGGCGCGACCCCGCCAATCCCAAATTCTCCGACCATTGCTTCACGGGTGCCTATCCGACGCACCTCACCGACCAGACCCAGGTCGAACCGCAGCCGCGCCAGCTCTCGCTCTTGGCAGAGGCGAGCTGA
- a CDS encoding CvpA family protein — protein sequence MPITILDLVLLGVMLISGLLAMVRGFMREILSIAAWGAAALVTLYAFSKLLPTAKAYFNNDTVAAVAVVAGTFIGTLIVVSVITVRISDMILDSRIGALDRTLGFLFGLGRGLLIVVVAFLFFSWLVPDKQRPDWITNAKSRTVLDGTGQWLMSLLPDDPENTILKRFKKNKPEDDQTDADQAAPASGDGYSKPARDSLKKLIEKPAGR from the coding sequence ATGCCGATAACGATACTCGATCTCGTCCTGCTCGGAGTGATGCTGATTTCGGGGCTGCTCGCCATGGTGCGCGGCTTCATGCGCGAAATCCTGTCGATCGCGGCCTGGGGCGCGGCGGCGCTGGTGACGCTGTATGCCTTCTCGAAGCTGCTGCCGACCGCCAAAGCCTATTTCAACAATGATACGGTGGCAGCCGTAGCGGTGGTGGCCGGCACCTTCATCGGCACCCTGATCGTCGTTTCCGTGATCACGGTGCGGATTTCGGACATGATCCTGGATTCCCGGATTGGCGCGCTGGATCGCACCCTCGGCTTCCTGTTCGGGCTCGGCCGCGGGCTGCTGATCGTGGTGGTCGCCTTCCTGTTCTTTAGCTGGCTGGTCCCGGACAAGCAGCGGCCGGACTGGATCACCAACGCGAAGTCTCGAACAGTGCTGGATGGAACCGGGCAGTGGTTAATGTCGCTCTTGCCTGATGACCCCGAGAACACCATTTTAAAGAGATTCAAGAAGAATAAACCGGAAGACGATCAAACTGACGCCGACCAGGCAGCCCCTGCATCCGGCGATGGCTACAGCAAACCTGCCCGCGACAGCCTTAAAAAGCTGATCGAAAAACCCGCGGGCCGCTAA
- a CDS encoding SDR family NAD(P)-dependent oxidoreductase, producing the protein MTKPLASRIALVTGASRGIGYAAALALAKAGAYIIAVARTQGGLEELDDEIRKDGGSATLVPLNLTDFDGIARLGAALHERHGKLDILVGNAGVAGPSSPLGHIELKPWNDVFAINVTANFQLIRCMDPLLKVSDAGRAVFVTSGAASKANAYQGPYAASKAALDTLVRSWANETASTKLRVNLFSPGPIRTRMRASVFPGEDPMTLDTPEQAAEFIVPMCAPEWTETGKLYDYKTRTLMSFHPPA; encoded by the coding sequence ATGACCAAACCCCTCGCCTCCCGCATTGCGCTCGTCACCGGCGCCTCACGCGGCATCGGCTATGCCGCGGCGCTCGCGCTGGCAAAGGCCGGCGCGTACATCATTGCCGTCGCACGCACACAAGGCGGCCTTGAGGAACTCGATGACGAGATCCGCAAAGACGGCGGCAGCGCCACGCTGGTGCCGCTCAACCTCACCGATTTCGACGGCATCGCGCGGCTCGGCGCGGCGCTGCATGAACGCCACGGAAAGCTCGACATTCTCGTCGGCAATGCCGGGGTCGCCGGCCCCTCCTCGCCGCTCGGACATATCGAGCTGAAGCCCTGGAACGACGTGTTCGCAATAAACGTGACTGCTAACTTCCAACTCATCCGCTGCATGGATCCGCTGCTCAAGGTCTCGGACGCCGGCCGCGCCGTCTTCGTCACTTCGGGCGCCGCCAGCAAGGCCAACGCCTATCAGGGACCCTACGCGGCCTCGAAGGCGGCGCTGGACACGCTGGTGCGCTCATGGGCCAACGAGACCGCAAGCACGAAACTGCGCGTCAACCTGTTCAGCCCCGGCCCTATCCGCACCCGCATGCGCGCCAGCGTCTTCCCCGGCGAAGACCCGATGACGCTGGATACGCCGGAACAGGCGGCTGAATTCATCGTGCCGATGTGTGCGCCGGAATGGACCGAGACCGGCAAGCTCTATGACTACAAGACCCGCACACTGATGAGTTTTCATCCGCCGGCTTGA
- a CDS encoding sulfite exporter TauE/SafE family protein produces the protein MSFLFVLIVGLVAGTISGIVGTGSSIMLMPVLVYQYGPKEAVPIMAVAAVMANFSRILAWWREVDWRACIAYSVTGIPAAALGARTLLALPSHAVDIAIGLFLIAMVPVRHWLARHQLKARLWHLAVGGAVIGFLTGIVVSTGPLSVPLFLFYGLTKGAFLATEAASSLGLYLSKSVTFERFGALTPDIALKGLIAGSSLMFGAFIAKGIVLRLQPDVFRLLMDGIMLAAGLTLLWTAFS, from the coding sequence TTGAGTTTCCTCTTCGTCCTCATTGTCGGCCTTGTCGCCGGCACCATCTCGGGCATCGTCGGCACGGGATCGTCGATCATGCTGATGCCCGTATTGGTCTATCAATACGGGCCGAAGGAAGCCGTGCCGATCATGGCGGTCGCCGCCGTGATGGCGAACTTCTCGCGCATTCTCGCCTGGTGGCGCGAAGTCGACTGGCGCGCCTGCATCGCCTATTCGGTTACGGGTATTCCGGCCGCAGCCCTCGGCGCGCGGACATTGCTCGCCCTGCCCTCGCATGCCGTTGACATCGCGATCGGCCTGTTTCTCATCGCGATGGTGCCGGTTCGGCACTGGCTGGCCCGTCATCAGCTAAAGGCACGCCTCTGGCATCTGGCGGTCGGCGGCGCCGTTATCGGCTTTCTCACCGGCATCGTAGTTTCGACCGGACCGCTCAGCGTGCCGCTGTTTCTGTTTTACGGACTTACCAAGGGTGCCTTCCTCGCCACCGAGGCCGCAAGCTCGCTCGGGCTCTATCTGAGCAAGTCGGTCACCTTCGAGCGCTTCGGCGCGCTGACGCCGGATATCGCGCTGAAGGGCCTGATTGCGGGTTCTTCCCTCATGTTCGGTGCCTTCATCGCCAAAGGCATCGTGCTGCGTCTTCAGCCCGACGTCTTTCGGCTGTTGATGGACGGCATCATGCTGGCCGCCGGTCTCACCCTGCTGTGGACGGCATTTTCGTAA